In the Camelus bactrianus isolate YW-2024 breed Bactrian camel chromosome 17, ASM4877302v1, whole genome shotgun sequence genome, one interval contains:
- the CSRNP1 gene encoding cysteine/serine-rich nuclear protein 1 isoform X2, protein MRTPPRSARPPPLRPSPATTLPPAPRARQPPPPGTPRRRAPGIRCPHLIVTSVAREVLPLSEAGVPKTEAGLPLTVDAIDDASVEEDLAVAVAGGRLEEMTFLQPYPARQRRALLRTAGVRRIDREEKRELQALRQSREDCGCRCDRVCDPETCSCSLAGIKCQMDHTAFPCGCCREGCENPKGRVEFNQARVQTHFIHTLTRLQLEQGAESLGELEASAQGGVPSPGEQALASTFPLAKPPVSSELGDNSCSSDMTDSSTASGTSEAPDGPAHPALPGPGFQPGVDDDNLARILSFSDSDLGGEEEEEEEGGVGGLDNLSCFHPADIFGTSDPAGLASWTHSYSSSSLTSGILDENANLDASCFLNSGLEGSGEGSLPGPPVPTSTDAHQSSSVDLSLSSCDSFELLQALPDYSLGPHYTSRKVSDSLDHLEVPHFALPAFSPPGDASTCFLESIMGLSEPAAEALAPFVDSQLFEDTAPASLVEPVLV, encoded by the exons ATGAGGACGCCTCCTCGCTCTGCTCGTCCTCCTCCTCTTCGTCCTTCTCCGGCCACcactctccctcctgctccccgaGCTCGTCAGCCTCCCCCGCCTGGGACTCCGAGGAGGAGAGCCCCTGGGATCAGATGCCCCCACCTGATCGTGACTTCTGTGGCCCGCGAAGTTTTACCC CTTTCAGAGGCTGGGGTACCCAAGACGGAGGCCGGCCTGCCGCTTACAGTGGATGCCATAGACGATGCCTCTGTGGAGGAGGACTTGGCAGTGGCCGTGGCAGGCGGCCGGTTGGAGGAAATGACCTTCCTACAGCCCTACCCAGCCCGGCAGCGGCGGGCTCTGCTGCGGACTGCGGGTGTGCGGAGGATCGATCGTGAGGAGAAGCGAGAGCTCCAGGCTCTGCGCCAGTCCCGGGAGGACTGCGGCTGTCGCTGTGACAGGGTCTGTGATCCTGAGACCTGCAGCTGCAGCCTGGCGGGCATCAAGTGTCAG ATGGACCACACAGCATTCCCCTGTGGCTGCTGCAGGGAGGGCTGTGAGAACCCCAAGGGCCGTGTGGAATTTAACCAGGCTCGAGTTCAGACCCATTTTATCCACACGCTTACCCGCCTACAGCTAGAGCAGGGAGCCGAGAGCCTTGGGGAGCTGGAGGCCTCAGCCCAGGGTGGTGTACCCAGCCCTGGGGAGCAGGCCTTGGCCTCCACATTCCCGCTGGCCAAGCCCCCCGTGAGCAGTGAGCTGGGAGACAACAGCTGCAGCAGCGACATGACCGATTCGTCCACAGCCTCGGGCACCAGCGAGGCCCCTGATGGCCCTGCCCACCCGGCCCTGCCCGGCCCTGGCTTCCAGCCTGGTGTGGACGACGACAACCTGGCTCGGATCCTGAGCTTCAGTGACTCTGACCTGggcggagaggaggaggaggaggaggaagggggtgtGGGCGGCCTGGACAACCTCAGCTGCTTCCACCCAGCTGACATCTTTGGTACCAGTGACCCCGCTGGCCTGGCCAGCTGGACCCATAGCTATTCCAGCTCCAGCCTTACATCAGGCATCCTGGATGAGAACGCCAACCTGGACGCCAGCTGCTTCCTCAACAGTGGCCTTGAAGGGTCAGGGGaaggcagcctccctggccccccAGTGCCAACCAGCACGGATGCCCACCAGAGCAGCTCAGTGGACCTCAGCTTGTCTTCCTGTGACTCCTTTGAGCTGCTCCAGGCCTTGCCGGACTATAGTCTGGGGCCCCACTACACCTCCCGGAAGGTGTCTGACAGCCTTGACCACCTTGAGGTGCCCCACTTTGCCTTGCCTGCCTTTTCTCCCCCCGGGGATGCCAGTACTTGCTTCCTGGAGTCCATCATGGGCTTGTCTGAGCCAGCTGCGGAGGCCCTGGCTCCCTTTGTGGACAGCCAATTGTTTGAGGACACTGCCCCGGCCTCACTGGTGGAGCCTGTGCTGGTGTGA
- the CSRNP1 gene encoding cysteine/serine-rich nuclear protein 1 isoform X1, protein MTGLLKRKFDQLDEDASSLCSSSSSSSFSGHHSPSCSPSSSASPAWDSEEESPWDQMPPPDRDFCGPRSFTPLSILKRAPRKRPGRVAFDGITVFYFPRCQGFTSVPSRGGCTLGMAPRHSACRRFSLAEFTQEQARARHEKLRLRLKEEKLEVLRWKLSEAGVPKTEAGLPLTVDAIDDASVEEDLAVAVAGGRLEEMTFLQPYPARQRRALLRTAGVRRIDREEKRELQALRQSREDCGCRCDRVCDPETCSCSLAGIKCQMDHTAFPCGCCREGCENPKGRVEFNQARVQTHFIHTLTRLQLEQGAESLGELEASAQGGVPSPGEQALASTFPLAKPPVSSELGDNSCSSDMTDSSTASGTSEAPDGPAHPALPGPGFQPGVDDDNLARILSFSDSDLGGEEEEEEEGGVGGLDNLSCFHPADIFGTSDPAGLASWTHSYSSSSLTSGILDENANLDASCFLNSGLEGSGEGSLPGPPVPTSTDAHQSSSVDLSLSSCDSFELLQALPDYSLGPHYTSRKVSDSLDHLEVPHFALPAFSPPGDASTCFLESIMGLSEPAAEALAPFVDSQLFEDTAPASLVEPVLV, encoded by the exons ATGACCGGGCTGCTGAAGAGGAAGTTTGACCAGCTGGATGAGGACGCCTCCTCGCTCTGCTCGTCCTCCTCCTCTTCGTCCTTCTCCGGCCACcactctccctcctgctccccgaGCTCGTCAGCCTCCCCCGCCTGGGACTCCGAGGAGGAGAGCCCCTGGGATCAGATGCCCCCACCTGATCGTGACTTCTGTGGCCCGCGAAGTTTTACCC cCCTGTCCATCCTGAAGCGGGCTCCCCGGAAGCGCCCAGGCCGCGTAGCCTTCGATGGCATCACCGTCTTCTACTTCCCTCGGTGCCAGGGCTTCACTAGCGTGCCTAGCCGCGGCGGCTGCACTCTGGGTATGGCCCCTCGCCACAGTGCCTGCCGCCGCTTCTCGTTGGCTGAGTTTACGCAGGAGCAAGCCCGGGCACGGCATGAGAAGCTGCGCCTGCGCTTGAAGGAAGAGAAGCTGGAGGTGCTACGATGGAAG CTTTCAGAGGCTGGGGTACCCAAGACGGAGGCCGGCCTGCCGCTTACAGTGGATGCCATAGACGATGCCTCTGTGGAGGAGGACTTGGCAGTGGCCGTGGCAGGCGGCCGGTTGGAGGAAATGACCTTCCTACAGCCCTACCCAGCCCGGCAGCGGCGGGCTCTGCTGCGGACTGCGGGTGTGCGGAGGATCGATCGTGAGGAGAAGCGAGAGCTCCAGGCTCTGCGCCAGTCCCGGGAGGACTGCGGCTGTCGCTGTGACAGGGTCTGTGATCCTGAGACCTGCAGCTGCAGCCTGGCGGGCATCAAGTGTCAG ATGGACCACACAGCATTCCCCTGTGGCTGCTGCAGGGAGGGCTGTGAGAACCCCAAGGGCCGTGTGGAATTTAACCAGGCTCGAGTTCAGACCCATTTTATCCACACGCTTACCCGCCTACAGCTAGAGCAGGGAGCCGAGAGCCTTGGGGAGCTGGAGGCCTCAGCCCAGGGTGGTGTACCCAGCCCTGGGGAGCAGGCCTTGGCCTCCACATTCCCGCTGGCCAAGCCCCCCGTGAGCAGTGAGCTGGGAGACAACAGCTGCAGCAGCGACATGACCGATTCGTCCACAGCCTCGGGCACCAGCGAGGCCCCTGATGGCCCTGCCCACCCGGCCCTGCCCGGCCCTGGCTTCCAGCCTGGTGTGGACGACGACAACCTGGCTCGGATCCTGAGCTTCAGTGACTCTGACCTGggcggagaggaggaggaggaggaggaagggggtgtGGGCGGCCTGGACAACCTCAGCTGCTTCCACCCAGCTGACATCTTTGGTACCAGTGACCCCGCTGGCCTGGCCAGCTGGACCCATAGCTATTCCAGCTCCAGCCTTACATCAGGCATCCTGGATGAGAACGCCAACCTGGACGCCAGCTGCTTCCTCAACAGTGGCCTTGAAGGGTCAGGGGaaggcagcctccctggccccccAGTGCCAACCAGCACGGATGCCCACCAGAGCAGCTCAGTGGACCTCAGCTTGTCTTCCTGTGACTCCTTTGAGCTGCTCCAGGCCTTGCCGGACTATAGTCTGGGGCCCCACTACACCTCCCGGAAGGTGTCTGACAGCCTTGACCACCTTGAGGTGCCCCACTTTGCCTTGCCTGCCTTTTCTCCCCCCGGGGATGCCAGTACTTGCTTCCTGGAGTCCATCATGGGCTTGTCTGAGCCAGCTGCGGAGGCCCTGGCTCCCTTTGTGGACAGCCAATTGTTTGAGGACACTGCCCCGGCCTCACTGGTGGAGCCTGTGCTGGTGTGA